A segment of the Candidatus Sumerlaea chitinivorans genome:
ATGAACCCACAAACTGGGCGCTTTGCGGACTTGACCGAATCAGAGCTTCCTGTGCTGCGGAGCCAGCTCGCGGCCCCCTCATCTCTCTCCGATACACCGGGTAATTCGCGGGCGGTCAAACTGGCGGATATTGACGGGGACGGCGACCTCGACATGGTCATTTGTCAGACGGGTCGCGGCGACTTGATGCCGACGACCGGCTGGTACAACAACGTGCTTCTCAACAATGTGATTGGCGCAAATCTCAACCACAACCGCTTCTCTCGGCCATTGCCGCCGCCGAACCCCTTCGTCTTTGGCGTGTACCCAAGTCGAGGGGCTCAAGGGCAGGTTCTTGACGTTGCAATTCGCGGTAAGAACTTCGCCGGCTCGCCCAGTGTTGACTTTGGCGAAGGAATTACCGTCACGAAGCCCGCGATGGCCTCTTCGGACGGCGAGTACTGCTTCGTGCAGATCGAAGTGAAGCCGGATGCGAAACTGGGCTCTCGTCAGGTTGTGGTGACCAACCCGACCGGTCTTGGTGGCGCAAGCTCCACATCCGCATTTACGGTGCTGCCTGCGGGCAGTATTGCGCCCACGGACGTAGAGGACGAGTCGTGGAAACTCTACGAATAAGCATCTCCAAAGAATCGGCCCTAGAGGCCTAAGGAAGTAATTAACGACGGTGCCCCGGCGTGCTCGAAAGAGCCGTCGGGGCTTTTATCTATGACAACACTTCGTACTCAAGAAGAGCTTGTGCAGAAAAGCAGGCGATCCGCTCGAGTCAATTCTTCGCACTGAACTTGCCCGCACACATATGGCGCTTCTAACGAGGAGGGAGGCAGAACATAAGCTGCGAGGTTCACACGCACAATTCCCTCTGGCTTGACCTCACGAAAAATCCCAAAAAACAGCGTTGGGTCAAAGGTAAGTTGCCTCTTCCCCCAGAGCAACGTGTTGGACTCAGCCCGAACCCAAGAAAACCGAAGAAAATCCAATCGTTGAGCCCTCGCACATCGTGAGCGGTGCTCTTTGCTGAACACTCCGAATTGTATTACTTGCTCACTAATCCATGCTCCATTGCGTAGCGGATGAGCTCCGGAGTGTGTTTGGCCTGCAGTTTTTCCATAATTCGTGCGCGATACGTACTGACCGTTTTTACGCTGAGATTAAGCTCTTCCGCGATCTCGGTTACACTCTTCCCACTACCCAAAAGCCGCAGAACTTCAAACTCACGATCCGAAAGCAATTCGTGCGGATAGGTTGCCTTTGTTGCTTTGCGGGTTGCTTGCTGCGTCATCTGATGCGCGACGGATTCGGTCAGATAACAGCCACCCGCCAGAATCTTTTCGAGCGCAACTAATAGCTCGTCGGGGGCACTCTCCTTGGTTAAATAGCCCCTAGCCCCAGCTTTGATTGCCCGCAAAGCGTATTGGTTTTCGGGATGAATACTCAGGACGAGGACACGAGTAGGAAGTTCCTCACTGACAATTTGGTGAAGGACATCCAATCCGCTGCGTCCCGGCATCGTAACATCTAAGAGAAGAACATCAGGCCGGAGGTGCCGAACTAACGCGATTGCTTCAGCCGCATTCGCAGCTTCACCAACTACCGAAAAACGTTCATCTTCCTCAAGGATTTCACGTAGGCCGCGGCGGACGATAGGATGATCATCAACAATTGCGATGCGCACAACCCTTTCCGCACTCTGCCGATCCGTCATGTTGCTCATCTACTTTTGGTCAGCCTTTGAGCGTATTTATCTAAACTAAGTATCTATAACTTAGTCTCGAGTGTCAACTGGCACACGAACCCTAAGGAGGGTACCGATGAATCCATCATAATCAAGCCCATTGAAGATCTCGAAACTTCCCCCCAAACTCAAAGCACGTTCTCGCATGCCGACAATGCCAAGGCCCGCTTGAGGCCGGGCGGGATCGTTTTCCCCAGGTAGACCAATTCCGTTATCGCGCACTTCCAATTCATATGAACCATCAGAGATTCTAATACGTACCCACACATGAGTTGCCTGCGAATGACGCGCAACGTTGGTAAGCGCCTCCTGGAGAATTCGAAACAACGTGATTTCGGTTGCTTGGCTTGGACGGGGGAGGTCTTCGGGCGGCTCGAATGAGGCTTCGATGTTGGTCTGCTGCCGAAACTGTTCGAGCGCCCATTTCATCGCTTCCACTAAGCCCAGATCATCCAAGATTCCAGGTCGAAGATCGCTGGCCACACGTCGCACGGATTGAATCGCTTCATCTACAAGTTCCGTGAGTTGTTCCAATTGTTTGGTCTGTTGTTCCACCGTGGGTGCCGGATTCTTAACGAGTCGCCGCAGCCGCATTTTAATGCCTGTGAGGATCTGCCCCAGATCGTCGTGAATTTCACGTGCAAGGTGGAGCCGCTCTTCTTCCCTCACGCGTACCAGCCGTTCCGATAGCTCGCGTAATTCCTCGCGCGAATGTTCCAGTTCCGTAATGCTTCGAAGCCGTTCTGAACTCGCAGCACCCAACAAGAGAGCTGTGAGAGCCAGTACCATAAGGTAGATTTGCAACAGGACGAGACTTTCGTCTTTGGTAATTTCTCTGAGAAACGGTCCAGCACCTTCCGAGGTGCCGTAAACAGCTAAGGCGGAAATCAGAAATGTTGCAGTTGCTCCTCCCCTTGGACCAAACCGCAAGGCAGCCCACATGACCAAGGGAAACGGCGCAAAGCTTACCGGATAATTAAGCTGTCCAATGGGTGAAGTTCGGGTAAAGGCCATCCATGCCAGTCCTGCTAAGCTCGTTAGTAAAGCTGTAAGTTCGAGCAACCTTTTGACAGGCCAGCGACCACGCGGTTTGTGACTCCACGTCAGAATCACCGGTGCAACCACAAGATTGCTAATAGCGAACCCGACCCACCGCCTCAAAAAAAGGACACTTCCCGCAACCGTGACACCAGGTTCGACTTGCAGGAAGCGATAAACCGCAATCGCTGCGGACAGAATGGGTGAGAGAAGCACGGCGTAAAGACAAAAACTATAGACGTCATGAAGACGACTGAAAAGTGGATCAAAGCGAGAGAAATGCTTAAGGCAGAGCGTAGCTACCAATGGCGCAAGCGTATTGCCCAAGGCAAGATAAGGAGCCAGAGCATACGTCCCGGGGTCGCGCGTAAAGAGGCAATTCTGCACAGCATCCCACAGGTTTCCATCAACGCCTTGTCTCAGGCATACCAACAATTTGTCCAGACTGAGTGGATCCAAAATGAGCGTGGAATTGAGGAAACTTCCCAACGCGATCGCAGGCCAGTATTGCCAGCCAAGAAGGATGAGGCCAGCGAGTCCAATTCCAGCCTGCGGCCAAAACACGCGTAACTCTTCTGAGAGAAAATCGACGCGCCTTCCAAGGCGCCCAGCGAGCACGTAGAGGGCAGTGAAGCCAATAAATTTGGCCAAAACACCAATGTAGGCTCGCCATGTCATCGTGCACTTTTACACACGGGTCTTATGGTAAATGCAAAACACCTCGGCCGTAAAAGCGCCGGACTCGCGATCGGTGCTAGGAAATTCGTGCTTTACGGACGCGCCAGTATACCACCGCAAGAAGCGCATAGCATATCCAAGCAATGCTTGATATGAAGAGGCCCGTCCGCCACCCCGGCGTTACGTAACGCATTTCTACGATGTGCTCGCCACTTTGCAGAGGAAGGGCACGTCCCACACCGTTTGCGCGGTAAATCTTAGCTTCGACGCCGTTCACTGAGGCTTCCCAGCCCGGCAGGTATTGATCCATGAGAACAAACCACCCGTCATGCTCCATCTTAACCTTGGCAGTGAACAACTCGGGGTCGTCGCGAAGGACTTCGACCTTACCGATCGTCCCCGTCGTTTCTTGGCTGTCGAATGTTCTCGCAGCCTCCTCCTCAAGAATCACCTTTTGCTGAGGCGCGAAATCGGGTGAGCTGAGAACACTCCATAGGAATTGCGTTGAGGTAGTTTCAGCCTTTCCCACGCAGAAGGCACGCGGCAAGGCATCAGGATTCTCAAACAGCTCGTAGGCACTACCCTTAAAGACACTGTGCCAACCAAGTGCCCCTGCACCAGTGTCAGGCGGCGCGATGAGATATCGGGTGCCCAAGGCATTCATGAGCGGCGAGATACGGTATGCTTGGAGCCACGCTTCAGGAAAGCTTGGGGGGCGTCCCTGCGCGACCGACATGGCCATCGCGTAGCGTAGGCTCACCGTCGGCTCGTATCCCCATACATGGCGAATTTTTTCGACCATTCCTTGCGTAAGATCGCTGGGCTCTCGGGCGCTCGCGATGCGATAGAGTGAACCTGCATTCCGAACGATGCTTACGAGCCGTGAGGGCCAACGAAGGCCTTCGACGGAAAAGCTCTCGGCGTAGGGACGCGCAAACTGGATGAGCTCGAAGAAAAGAAAAACACAAATGATCCGTCGGGTGACTTTCTCGTACTTTGCCCAAATCAAACGGCTGATCAGCCCGAGGGAAAGGCCTGCCATGATGCCGCTGGCAATGAGATTTTCTCGAAATGTCTTGAACATGGCTGTTACGTCTTCACGCGAAAGAGTCGAGAACACCTGAGGGGTAAGACGGTGCACCAAGATCTGCAAAAAGAGGGGACTTCGAATATTATCGCCAAATAGAATCAGAAATGCCCCTATTCCACCTGCCACGGCGATAGCCGTGCGACGCACAATGAGTAAGAACTCGCTGGGGCGTAAGCGCGCGTATTCGATGAGGCGGTCAAGTCCCTCGCCAGCGAGAAGTGCGAGGGCGAACGTTGCTATGTAAAGGAAACTGCCCGGATTTCGAAAGAGTCCGAGACCGGGAAAAACCTTCATGAGGGTTTCATAGAAACCGGAATAATGTCCAAACGCCAATAGCAGTGCAAAAGCCACAAGGCCCAGACATGTCCACTGGAAGCGATTCAGGCTCTTGGGAAGTGTCAGCATCATGCCAGCTAAAAGCACAGCGGTCGCGCCTACAAATCCTGCCACTTCCCAGTAGGAATCCATGCCGATATAAGGAATCCCGAAACGTCGCCCACCCCAAACCCACGGAGCAATGAGAGTGAGGATGTTACCGAGCGGCATGCTTTGAGCTGTATAGTACTCCAAGGGTGCACCGTGGGCCCGTACCGTTTCTGCAGCATACTTTGCCGTTGGAAGAGCCTGCACGGCAGCAAGCAAAGCGGCGAATCCAAGGCTTGCACCCAAGAGCATCGAATCGCCAAACGCACGTTTCTTTCTACCGACGATGAGTTGGTGGATCATGTACCAAAAGTGGAACCATGCGAGGATGATGAGTGAGAAGTAGACAAGTTGCGGGTGCCCCGCAAAGAACTGCATGGCAAGACACCCTGCAACCCCCAGCACGAGCGTGAGCATCGTCCGTAGCGAACGGTCGGCACTCTTAGAGTATGTGAGCCACGCAATGAGGACTAATGGTGTCCACGGCATCTCAAGGATAAATGGTAGGTGTCCTTGCCATGCGTGGAGTATCGCAAACCCAGAGAATCCGAACACGAATGCCGCAATTAACGCAGCAGACGGCGATTGCCCAAATCCTCGCGCCAGCCAGTGCATCGCCGCCAGCGCGGCCCACCAATGTACGAAGATCTGAGTGTTCAGCCAGAACGCAGGTGCTCCCACCGCAAAAATCCAATTAGGCGGATAGAAAATGGCCATTTGGTTCGAGGCCAAGTAGGGCGTTCCGCTCATCATGTAGGGGTTCCAGTGCGGAAG
Coding sequences within it:
- a CDS encoding periplasmic sensor signal transduction histidine kinase, translated to MTWRAYIGVLAKFIGFTALYVLAGRLGRRVDFLSEELRVFWPQAGIGLAGLILLGWQYWPAIALGSFLNSTLILDPLSLDKLLVCLRQGVDGNLWDAVQNCLFTRDPGTYALAPYLALGNTLAPLVATLCLKHFSRFDPLFSRLHDVYSFCLYAVLLSPILSAAIAVYRFLQVEPGVTVAGSVLFLRRWVGFAISNLVVAPVILTWSHKPRGRWPVKRLLELTALLTSLAGLAWMAFTRTSPIGQLNYPVSFAPFPLVMWAALRFGPRGGATATFLISALAVYGTSEGAGPFLREITKDESLVLLQIYLMVLALTALLLGAASSERLRSITELEHSREELRELSERLVRVREEERLHLAREIHDDLGQILTGIKMRLRRLVKNPAPTVEQQTKQLEQLTELVDEAIQSVRRVASDLRPGILDDLGLVEAMKWALEQFRQQTNIEASFEPPEDLPRPSQATEITLFRILQEALTNVARHSQATHVWVRIRISDGSYELEVRDNGIGLPGENDPARPQAGLGIVGMRERALSLGGSFEIFNGLDYDGFIGTLLRVRVPVDTRD
- a CDS encoding DNA-binding response regulator, LuxR family, which encodes MRIAIVDDHPIVRRGLREILEEDERFSVVGEAANAAEAIALVRHLRPDVLLLDVTMPGRSGLDVLHQIVSEELPTRVLVLSIHPENQYALRAIKAGARGYLTKESAPDELLVALEKILAGGCYLTESVAHQMTQQATRKATKATYPHELLSDREFEVLRLLGSGKSVTEIAEELNLSVKTVSTYRARIMEKLQAKHTPELIRYAMEHGLVSK